A window from bacterium encodes these proteins:
- the queF gene encoding NADPH-dependent 7-cyano-7-deazaguanine reductase QueF has product MATKPTKDLETFPNPNPDRDYEIEFDCPEFTCLCPLTGQPDFAKFRITYVPNETCVELKSLKLYLWSYRDEGAFHEAVTNRILDDLVAATRPRLMEVRGEWFVRGGITTYVTASHVDEDWDSA; this is encoded by the coding sequence ATGGCGACGAAGCCGACGAAGGATCTCGAGACCTTTCCCAACCCCAACCCCGACCGGGACTACGAGATCGAGTTCGACTGCCCCGAGTTCACCTGCCTGTGCCCGCTCACGGGCCAGCCGGACTTCGCCAAGTTCCGCATCACCTACGTGCCCAACGAGACGTGCGTCGAGCTGAAGTCGCTGAAGCTGTACCTGTGGAGCTATCGCGACGAGGGGGCCTTCCACGAGGCCGTCACCAACCGCATCCTCGACGATCTCGTGGCGGCGACCCGCCCGCGCCTGATGGAGGTGCGCGGCGAGTGGTTCGTGCGGGGCGGGATCACGACCTACGTGACGGCCAGCCACGTGGACGAGGACTGGGACTCCGCCTAG
- the amrS gene encoding AmmeMemoRadiSam system radical SAM enzyme, with protein MSAPTPVRATWWRALPNGQAACDLCPIGCRLRPGQEGPCATRANRDGRMVPLHYGRVVSGGVDPIEKKPLYHFHPGRSILSVAAPGCNLHCLFCQNWSISQDGTARTSAATPDDLVRLARDEGSVGIAYTYSEPLVWYEFVRDTAIAVHEAGLRNVLVTNGFLNPAPLAGLLPWIDAANIDLKSMDDAFYRKVCKARLGPVLAAIRQFHAAGVHIELTNLVIPGHNDSDDELRRLVDFVADLDPAIPLHFSGYHPAWRMDAPPTPRETLLRAREIASERLDWVYVGNVATVAGRDSLCPGCGALLVERRGFHGVSRLAAGPDGPACPDCGRGVPFTVDGA; from the coding sequence ATGAGCGCCCCGACCCCGGTCCGGGCCACCTGGTGGCGCGCCCTGCCCAACGGCCAGGCCGCCTGCGACCTGTGCCCCATCGGCTGCCGCCTGCGTCCGGGGCAGGAGGGCCCCTGCGCCACCCGCGCCAACCGCGACGGCCGCATGGTGCCGCTGCACTACGGTCGCGTGGTGAGCGGCGGGGTCGATCCCATCGAGAAGAAGCCGCTCTACCACTTCCATCCGGGCCGGTCGATCCTGTCGGTGGCGGCGCCGGGCTGCAACCTGCACTGCCTGTTCTGCCAGAACTGGTCCATCAGCCAGGACGGCACGGCCCGCACCAGCGCCGCCACGCCCGACGACCTGGTGCGCCTGGCCCGCGACGAGGGCTCGGTGGGCATCGCCTACACCTACAGCGAGCCCCTGGTGTGGTACGAGTTCGTGCGCGACACGGCCATCGCCGTGCACGAAGCGGGGCTGCGGAACGTGCTGGTGACCAACGGGTTCCTCAATCCGGCGCCGCTCGCCGGGTTGCTGCCCTGGATCGACGCCGCCAACATCGACCTCAAGAGCATGGACGACGCCTTCTACCGCAAGGTGTGCAAGGCACGGCTCGGGCCGGTGCTCGCGGCGATCCGGCAGTTCCACGCGGCGGGCGTGCACATCGAGCTGACCAACCTCGTCATTCCCGGCCACAACGACTCCGACGACGAGCTGCGCCGCCTGGTCGACTTCGTGGCCGACCTCGACCCGGCCATTCCGCTGCACTTCTCGGGCTATCATCCGGCCTGGCGGATGGACGCGCCGCCGACGCCGCGCGAGACCCTGCTGCGGGCGCGGGAGATCGCGTCCGAACGGCTCGACTGGGTGTACGTGGGGAACGTGGCGACGGTGGCGGGCCGGGACTCGCTCTGCCCGGGTTGCGGGGCGTTGCTGGTGGAGCGCCGCGGCTTCCACGGCGTGAGCCGTCTGGCGGCCGGTCCGGACGGACCCGCCTGCCCCGATTGCGGGCGCGGGGTGCCCTTCACGGTCGACGGCGCGTGA
- a CDS encoding DUF1730 domain-containing protein codes for MPDARDFAPVTVTREDLAEHLSRLCPGNRIDLAGAVALPCEQPHRARWRRWLEAGHHADLDYVTRDPARREDPTLANPWARTLLVFGQRYTDGWPAAPDLMQAQAPWTERVARYARGRDYHDVLLGDIRQVLRGLEKALPGLAAFPSTDTGPYLEREYAWLAGLGFLGRNSCLIHEKLGSGLFLGVALTNLAVPDLGPADAPQAEPLYHLVRRRRREPLRTLASHCGSCTACLEACPTGALSLDGGLDARACISTWTIEWRGGTPPDRRREQGGLLFGCDLCQSVCPWNARAAERKFPSALRDEYRTLPAHAELDLADLAAITDDEFRRRFRRTPLWRAHPDGLRRNAAVVRENLAAAGEDET; via the coding sequence ATGCCCGACGCGCGCGACTTCGCACCGGTGACCGTGACCAGGGAGGACCTGGCCGAGCACCTGTCGCGCCTGTGCCCCGGCAACCGCATCGACCTCGCGGGGGCGGTGGCCCTGCCCTGCGAGCAGCCGCACCGGGCGCGCTGGCGCCGCTGGCTCGAGGCCGGCCACCACGCCGATCTGGACTACGTGACCCGCGACCCCGCGCGGCGCGAGGACCCGACCCTGGCCAACCCCTGGGCCCGCACGCTGCTCGTCTTCGGCCAGCGCTACACCGACGGCTGGCCTGCGGCGCCGGACCTCATGCAGGCCCAGGCGCCCTGGACCGAGCGCGTGGCCCGCTACGCCCGCGGCCGCGACTACCACGACGTGCTGCTGGGCGACATCCGGCAGGTGCTGCGCGGGCTGGAAAAGGCCCTGCCGGGCCTGGCCGCCTTCCCGTCCACCGATACCGGACCCTACCTCGAGCGCGAATACGCCTGGCTGGCGGGGTTGGGCTTCCTGGGCCGCAATTCGTGCCTGATCCACGAGAAGCTGGGCTCGGGGCTGTTTCTGGGCGTGGCCCTGACCAACCTCGCCGTGCCCGACCTCGGCCCGGCCGACGCGCCCCAGGCCGAACCCCTGTACCACCTCGTGCGCCGCCGCCGGCGCGAACCGCTGCGCACCCTCGCCAGCCACTGCGGTTCGTGCACGGCCTGCCTGGAGGCCTGCCCCACCGGCGCCCTGTCCCTCGACGGCGGGCTCGACGCGCGCGCCTGCATCTCGACCTGGACCATCGAATGGCGGGGCGGCACGCCGCCGGATCGGCGCCGGGAGCAGGGCGGCCTGCTCTTCGGATGCGACCTCTGCCAGAGCGTTTGCCCCTGGAACGCGCGGGCGGCGGAGCGGAAGTTCCCGTCGGCCCTGCGGGACGAGTACCGGACCCTGCCCGCCCACGCCGAACTCGACCTGGCCGACCTGGCGGCGATCACCGACGACGAGTTCCGGCGCCGCTTCCGCCGCACGCCCCTGTGGCGGGCCCATCCGGACGGGCTGCGGCGCAACGCCGCGGTGGTGCGCGAGAACCTCGCCGCCGCGGGGGAGGACGAGACATGA
- a CDS encoding MFS transporter → MTDTPHAAGGGTSVWKSFPGSFWAANVMEIFERMGWYGFYAVSSLYLTGAVADGGLGLSSEDRGVIQGLATFFLYLFPAVFGALADRYGFKRMFLASCCVMAPGYLLLGIPQGFWGFLAVYFLVAVGHGMFKPVVISTVTKSTTKETSSMGFGIFYMMVNIGGFLGPIVAGIVRGWDWQFVFWCSAGWIVLMGVVALLFYKEPERDAAAEARRSLGDVFAGMIGVVGNGRFFLLVAGLLFLLVMGSKWLSPGQYLPAAGVWLVLNFGWDALVRGTRGGRDGGLWLAQPMRVGEGRYLVFLVLMAFFWTSFNQIFMTLPEYIRDYADTSDLIRSLGPVAGWITGVAGTLGLDTSQWGRAVLENGQVKPEHLINLNAFGIIVGQVAIAYLVRRLAPLTCIILGSFITVISFLLYLIGQGGWVIVIAVLVFSVGEMLASPRSKEYAGQIAPPDKVGMYMGYFYWCVALGNLFGGLLSGGLYAHFGPAERGGVDNTGVMWVIFAGLAMVSVVLLSVYDRWIKAHPQE, encoded by the coding sequence GTGACCGACACGCCGCACGCCGCAGGGGGCGGGACCTCCGTCTGGAAGTCCTTCCCCGGCTCGTTCTGGGCCGCCAACGTCATGGAGATCTTCGAGCGCATGGGCTGGTACGGCTTCTACGCCGTCAGCTCGCTCTACCTGACCGGCGCCGTCGCCGACGGCGGTCTCGGCCTCAGCAGCGAGGACCGGGGCGTCATCCAGGGGCTGGCCACCTTCTTCCTGTACCTCTTCCCGGCCGTCTTCGGGGCCCTGGCCGACCGCTACGGCTTCAAGCGCATGTTCCTGGCCTCGTGCTGCGTCATGGCGCCGGGCTACCTGCTGCTCGGCATCCCCCAGGGCTTCTGGGGCTTCCTCGCCGTGTACTTCCTGGTCGCCGTGGGGCACGGCATGTTCAAGCCCGTCGTCATCTCGACGGTGACCAAGAGCACGACGAAGGAAACCAGCAGCATGGGCTTCGGCATCTTCTACATGATGGTCAACATCGGCGGGTTCCTGGGCCCCATCGTGGCCGGCATCGTGCGCGGCTGGGACTGGCAGTTCGTCTTCTGGTGCTCGGCGGGCTGGATCGTGCTGATGGGGGTCGTGGCCCTGCTCTTCTACAAGGAGCCCGAGCGCGACGCGGCCGCCGAGGCCCGGCGCTCCCTGGGCGACGTCTTCGCGGGCATGATCGGCGTCGTGGGCAACGGGCGCTTCTTCCTGCTCGTGGCCGGCCTGCTCTTCCTGCTGGTGATGGGCTCGAAGTGGCTTTCGCCGGGCCAATACCTGCCGGCGGCCGGCGTGTGGCTCGTGCTGAACTTCGGCTGGGACGCCCTGGTGCGCGGCACCCGCGGCGGGCGCGACGGCGGTCTCTGGCTGGCGCAGCCCATGCGGGTGGGCGAGGGGCGCTACCTGGTCTTCCTCGTGCTGATGGCCTTCTTCTGGACCAGCTTCAACCAGATCTTCATGACCCTGCCCGAGTACATCCGCGACTACGCCGACACCAGCGACCTGATCCGCAGCCTCGGCCCCGTCGCCGGCTGGATCACCGGCGTAGCCGGGACCCTCGGCCTGGACACCAGCCAGTGGGGCCGGGCCGTCCTGGAGAACGGGCAGGTCAAGCCCGAGCACCTGATCAACCTGAACGCCTTCGGCATCATCGTCGGCCAGGTGGCCATCGCCTACCTGGTGCGCCGCCTCGCGCCCCTGACCTGCATCATCCTGGGCAGCTTCATCACCGTGATCAGCTTCCTGCTCTACCTCATCGGCCAGGGCGGCTGGGTCATCGTCATCGCGGTGCTGGTCTTCTCGGTGGGCGAGATGCTCGCGAGCCCGCGCTCGAAGGAGTACGCCGGCCAGATCGCGCCGCCCGACAAGGTGGGCATGTACATGGGCTACTTCTACTGGTGCGTCGCCCTGGGCAACCTCTTCGGCGGCCTGCTGAGCGGCGGCCTGTACGCCCACTTCGGCCCCGCCGAGCGCGGCGGCGTCGACAACACGGGCGTGATGTGGGTCATCTTCGCCGGGCTGGCCATGGTCTCGGTGGTGCTGCTCTCGGTGTACGACCGCTGGATCAAGGCGCATCCCCAGGAGTAG
- a CDS encoding nitronate monooxygenase, translated as MTTSFAGNRVTALLGIDVPVIQGGMVYNSGAKLAAAVSNAGGLGLVGAGSMRPDLFRDQLRKARTLTDRPFGVNIPLLYPHSPECATIALEEGIRIFFTSAGSPKKVAPLLKEAGCTLVHVVANPTLARKCEDAGCDAVVCEGFEAGGHNGREEITTMVLVPECVAAVDIPVIAAGGIATGAQMAAALALGAEGVQIGSRFAMSVESSGHDAFKQAVVAADAGATHLVLKAHVPVRLLQNAFRDRIMAMEARGASREELEAELGQGRARRGMLEGDLDEGELEIGQVSGLIDEILPVAAIMARLRSDYADTVARLAGRPATGSTT; from the coding sequence ATGACCACCTCCTTCGCCGGCAACCGCGTCACCGCCCTGCTCGGCATCGACGTGCCCGTCATCCAGGGCGGCATGGTGTACAACAGCGGGGCCAAGCTCGCCGCCGCGGTGAGCAACGCCGGCGGCCTGGGGCTCGTCGGCGCCGGCAGCATGCGGCCCGACCTCTTCCGCGACCAGCTCCGCAAGGCCCGCACCCTCACCGACCGGCCCTTCGGCGTGAACATCCCGCTGCTCTATCCCCACAGCCCCGAGTGCGCGACCATCGCCCTCGAGGAGGGCATCCGCATCTTCTTCACCTCGGCCGGATCGCCGAAGAAGGTGGCCCCGCTGCTCAAGGAGGCCGGCTGCACCCTGGTGCACGTGGTGGCCAACCCGACCCTGGCGCGCAAGTGCGAGGACGCGGGCTGCGACGCCGTCGTGTGCGAGGGCTTCGAGGCCGGCGGCCACAACGGGCGCGAGGAGATCACGACCATGGTGCTGGTGCCGGAATGCGTGGCGGCCGTCGACATCCCCGTCATCGCCGCCGGCGGCATCGCCACCGGCGCCCAGATGGCGGCCGCCCTGGCCCTCGGGGCCGAGGGCGTGCAGATCGGCTCGCGCTTCGCCATGAGCGTCGAGTCGTCGGGCCACGACGCCTTCAAGCAGGCGGTGGTCGCCGCCGACGCCGGCGCCACCCACCTGGTGCTCAAGGCCCACGTGCCGGTGCGCCTGCTGCAGAACGCCTTCCGCGACCGCATCATGGCGATGGAGGCCCGCGGCGCCAGCCGCGAGGAACTCGAGGCCGAGCTGGGCCAGGGCCGGGCGCGGCGGGGCATGCTCGAGGGCGACCTGGACGAGGGCGAGCTCGAGATCGGGCAGGTCTCGGGCCTCATCGACGAGATCCTGCCGGTGGCCGCGATCATGGCCCGCCTGCGTTCCGACTACGCCGACACCGTGGCCCGCCTCGCCGGCCGGCCCGCAACCGGGAGCACCACGTGA
- the serA gene encoding phosphoglycerate dehydrogenase, protein MARTSLDKNRIGFLLLENVHESAVAELAAAGYDQVTCLPEALPEDELIARLADARFLGIRSRTRVTRRVIEASPRLVAVGCFCIGTDQVDLAAASDHGVAVFNAPFSNTRSVAELVVAEAILLLRGVPARNVGCHRGAWLKSARDAHESRGKTLGIVGYGAIGSQVSVLAEALGMHVVYHDIEPKLPLGNALALSNLDAVLATSDVVTLHVPDTPETRGLIGAAELARMRPGAVLLNASRGTVVDLDALADALRGGHLAGAAVDVFPAEPRSPGDEFTSPLRGLDNALLTPHIGGSTVEAQANIGGEVARKLVMYSDNGTTTASVNFPEVALPGHPGAHRLLHVHRNVPGILSRINGVFSAGGINVSAQYLQTRDRLGYVVVDCDAASSEAALQELRDIEGTLRCRVLF, encoded by the coding sequence ATGGCCCGCACCTCCCTGGACAAGAACCGCATCGGTTTCCTGCTGCTCGAGAACGTGCACGAGTCGGCGGTGGCCGAACTCGCCGCGGCCGGCTACGACCAGGTGACCTGCCTGCCCGAGGCCCTGCCCGAGGACGAGCTCATCGCCCGCCTGGCCGACGCCCGCTTCCTCGGCATCCGCTCCCGCACCCGCGTCACGCGGCGCGTCATCGAGGCCTCGCCGCGCCTGGTGGCGGTGGGCTGCTTCTGCATCGGCACCGACCAGGTCGACCTCGCCGCGGCCTCCGACCACGGCGTCGCCGTCTTCAACGCCCCCTTCTCGAACACCCGCTCGGTGGCCGAACTGGTGGTGGCCGAGGCGATCCTGCTGCTGCGCGGCGTGCCGGCGCGCAACGTCGGCTGCCACCGGGGCGCCTGGCTGAAGAGCGCCCGCGACGCCCACGAGAGCCGGGGCAAGACCCTCGGCATCGTCGGCTACGGGGCCATCGGTTCCCAGGTGAGCGTACTGGCCGAGGCCCTGGGCATGCACGTGGTCTACCACGACATCGAGCCCAAGCTGCCCCTGGGCAATGCGCTGGCTCTTTCCAACCTCGACGCGGTGCTCGCCACGTCCGACGTCGTCACCCTGCACGTGCCGGACACGCCGGAGACGCGGGGCCTGATCGGCGCCGCCGAGCTGGCGCGCATGCGGCCGGGCGCGGTGCTGCTGAACGCGTCGCGCGGCACCGTCGTCGATCTCGACGCCCTGGCCGACGCCCTGCGGGGCGGCCACCTGGCCGGCGCGGCGGTGGACGTCTTCCCCGCCGAGCCCCGCAGCCCCGGCGACGAGTTCACCAGCCCCCTGCGGGGCCTGGACAACGCCCTGCTCACGCCCCACATCGGCGGTTCGACCGTCGAGGCCCAGGCCAACATCGGCGGCGAGGTGGCGCGCAAGCTGGTCATGTACTCGGACAACGGCACCACCACCGCCTCGGTGAACTTTCCCGAGGTGGCCCTGCCCGGGCACCCCGGCGCCCACCGCCTGCTGCACGTGCACCGCAACGTGCCGGGCATCCTCAGCCGCATCAACGGCGTCTTCTCGGCCGGCGGCATCAACGTGTCCGCCCAGTACCTGCAGACCCGCGACCGTCTCGGCTACGTGGTGGTCGACTGCGACGCGGCCTCGAGCGAGGCCGCCCTGCAGGAACTGCGCGACATCGAGGGCACCCTGCGCTGCCGGGTGCTGTTCTAG
- a CDS encoding MFS transporter — protein MRSDSSAPVAGDPGFTPAALRRALRLSLADGVAWALMVGLAETYYIAIAVYLGATPLQLGLTVALPLAFGGVGPLGTLALLRVGGRRRPVAVAGVIVQVATLLLLAYRLAQGRLAVAELIGAICLYQAAGQAAGTAWSSWYGDMVPAATRGTWFSRRNRLVYAATCVGLVTGGLLMHRLAPGGTGAAGSAGAFALLLGIAAVARAVSGLLLAAAPEPNFSGLLPRRRAWQAAGTRRGGTALRILGLAAVFHFTVYWASPYFSPFMLTDLGFTYLQYMAVALSVIVVKALVGPTWGLAADRSGPRRVFLGSMFVIAIVPLPWVWAHGIPLVVLGQVLSGAAWSGFEVGYLTLILENSRSRERPYLFALQSLGNGWMQLSGVMVASLVILPLVGGYREVFAVSAVGRMLVVLAAPFVLAGLVSGRRALREAVTLRVFGLRAHGGFAVRPVLGPETDGDADADESDGDDAPAPDPMI, from the coding sequence ATGAGATCGGACTCTAGCGCTCCGGTGGCCGGCGACCCCGGCTTCACGCCCGCGGCCCTGCGGCGCGCCCTGCGCCTGTCCCTCGCCGACGGCGTGGCCTGGGCCCTCATGGTGGGCCTGGCCGAGACCTACTACATCGCCATCGCCGTCTATCTCGGCGCCACGCCCCTGCAACTCGGCCTGACGGTCGCGCTGCCCCTGGCCTTCGGCGGCGTGGGGCCTCTCGGGACCCTGGCCCTGCTGCGGGTGGGCGGGCGGCGGCGCCCGGTGGCCGTGGCCGGGGTCATCGTGCAGGTGGCCACTTTGCTCCTGCTGGCCTACCGGCTGGCCCAGGGGCGTCTGGCGGTGGCCGAGCTCATCGGGGCCATCTGCCTGTACCAGGCGGCGGGGCAGGCGGCGGGGACGGCCTGGTCGTCGTGGTACGGCGACATGGTGCCGGCCGCCACGCGGGGCACCTGGTTCAGCCGACGCAACCGGCTGGTCTACGCAGCCACCTGCGTGGGGCTCGTGACGGGGGGCCTGCTGATGCACCGTCTGGCGCCGGGCGGCACCGGCGCCGCGGGCAGCGCCGGCGCCTTCGCCCTGCTGCTGGGCATCGCGGCGGTGGCCCGGGCCGTGTCGGGCCTGCTTCTGGCCGCGGCACCCGAACCGAACTTCTCGGGCCTGCTCCCGCGCCGGCGGGCCTGGCAAGCGGCGGGCACGCGCCGCGGCGGCACCGCCCTGCGCATCCTCGGCCTCGCCGCGGTCTTCCACTTCACGGTGTACTGGGCCTCGCCCTACTTCTCGCCCTTCATGCTCACCGACCTCGGCTTCACCTACCTGCAGTACATGGCCGTGGCCCTGTCGGTGATCGTGGTCAAGGCCTTGGTGGGGCCCACCTGGGGGCTGGCCGCCGACCGCAGCGGGCCGCGGCGCGTCTTCCTGGGCAGCATGTTCGTGATCGCGATCGTCCCGCTGCCGTGGGTGTGGGCCCACGGGATCCCGCTGGTGGTGCTGGGGCAGGTGCTCAGCGGCGCGGCGTGGTCCGGCTTCGAGGTGGGGTACCTGACGCTCATCCTGGAGAACAGCCGCAGCCGCGAACGGCCCTACCTGTTCGCCCTGCAGAGCCTGGGCAACGGCTGGATGCAGCTCTCCGGCGTCATGGTCGCCTCGCTGGTGATCCTGCCCCTGGTGGGCGGCTACCGCGAGGTGTTCGCCGTCAGCGCCGTGGGCCGCATGCTGGTGGTGCTGGCGGCGCCCTTCGTCCTGGCCGGACTGGTGTCGGGCCGACGGGCCCTGCGCGAGGCCGTCACGCTGCGGGTCTTCGGGCTGCGCGCCCACGGCGGCTTCGCGGTGCGGCCGGTGCTGGGGCCCGAGACCGACGGCGACGCCGACGCCGACGAGAGCGACGGCGACGACGCCCCCGCCCCCGATCCGATGATCTGA
- a CDS encoding HDIG domain-containing protein, with the protein MSDLYAPEATYALLHEFTQTDSLRRHAYAVQASMAAAAQRTGNDERYWSAVGLLHDFDYEMYPEPPDHPLKGAEILRARGYPDEFVRTILSHATYTGVPRENDCARWLFAVDELSGFCMACAMVQPDRRIAQVQVKSVRKKLKKKDFAAKVNRGEIAEGAADLGLDQDELIAHVLAALAPVADEIGL; encoded by the coding sequence ATGTCCGACCTCTACGCCCCCGAGGCCACCTACGCCCTGCTGCACGAGTTCACGCAGACGGACAGCCTGCGCCGGCACGCCTACGCCGTGCAGGCGTCCATGGCCGCCGCGGCCCAACGCACGGGCAACGACGAACGGTACTGGTCGGCGGTGGGCCTGCTGCACGACTTCGACTACGAGATGTACCCCGAGCCACCCGACCACCCCCTCAAGGGCGCCGAGATCCTGCGCGCCCGCGGCTACCCCGATGAGTTCGTGCGCACCATCCTCAGCCATGCCACCTACACCGGCGTGCCGCGCGAGAACGACTGCGCCCGCTGGCTTTTCGCCGTGGACGAGCTGAGCGGGTTCTGCATGGCGTGCGCCATGGTCCAGCCCGACCGCCGGATCGCCCAGGTGCAGGTCAAGTCGGTGCGCAAGAAGCTCAAGAAGAAGGATTTCGCCGCCAAGGTGAACCGCGGGGAGATCGCCGAGGGGGCCGCCGACCTCGGCCTCGACCAGGACGAGCTGATCGCCCACGTTCTCGCGGCCCTCGCGCCGGTGGCCGATGAGATCGGACTCTAG
- a CDS encoding M48 family metallopeptidase, translating into MRRSRRARHARVQVCAREGVVVVLPWRAGTKILPELLADWGEWMDAQAEKLGVRLGPQVREYGTGSTLAIRGEPCLIEVREAGRRRTSRVERVGDTLVMHLVPRDVFATRPVLEKYLRQVARTDLVARTAYWADRLGLHPQKVIVGERTTRWGSCSRRGTLSFCWRLILAPPHVIDAVVAHELCHLRHLNHGKGFYALLDKACPWHREADAWLRTHHDELNF; encoded by the coding sequence GTGCGCCGCAGCCGCCGCGCCCGCCACGCCCGCGTGCAGGTGTGCGCGCGCGAGGGTGTGGTCGTGGTGCTGCCGTGGCGGGCCGGGACGAAGATCCTGCCCGAGCTGCTGGCCGACTGGGGCGAGTGGATGGACGCCCAGGCCGAGAAGCTGGGGGTGCGGCTGGGCCCGCAGGTGCGCGAGTACGGCACGGGCAGCACCCTGGCGATCCGGGGCGAGCCCTGCCTGATCGAGGTGCGCGAGGCGGGCCGGCGCCGCACGTCGCGGGTCGAGCGCGTGGGGGACACGCTCGTCATGCACCTGGTGCCGCGCGACGTCTTCGCCACCCGGCCGGTGCTCGAGAAGTACCTGCGCCAGGTGGCCCGCACCGATCTGGTGGCCCGCACCGCGTACTGGGCCGACCGCCTCGGCCTACATCCGCAGAAGGTGATCGTCGGCGAGCGCACCACGCGCTGGGGCAGCTGCTCCCGGCGGGGCACGCTGAGCTTCTGCTGGCGGCTGATCCTGGCGCCGCCCCACGTGATCGACGCGGTGGTGGCCCACGAGCTGTGCCACCTGCGGCACCTGAACCACGGCAAGGGCTTCTACGCCCTGCTCGACAAGGCCTGCCCGTGGCACCGGGAGGCCGATGCGTGGCTGCGGACGCACCACGACGAACTGAACTTCTGA
- a CDS encoding chemotaxis protein CheW: MFDKDLDHLGDDTIPHVTFRLVDTIYGVSAASVRTMLEIPAVTPVPRAPDFVRGLIKLRGQALPLIDLRLRLGMTSTLADLEGFSNMLAAREQDHRNWLAELEASVREERPFKLTTDPHACAFGKWYDNFATDNATMRNIVRRFDRPHRKIHAVAHAVAEAVTAGDFARSAEIIETTRNKELARMIELFAAARKAYREEVRETVLVLEAGRYAYGVTVDAVEAVEIFDDDALMPNPVASPVGTMPDPVIAMGRRPESDVVVQLLDPALLCRLRDLAPVSP; encoded by the coding sequence ATGTTCGACAAGGATCTCGACCACCTCGGGGACGACACCATTCCCCACGTCACGTTCCGCCTCGTGGACACGATCTACGGCGTCTCGGCGGCGTCGGTGCGGACCATGCTCGAGATCCCGGCGGTGACGCCGGTGCCCCGGGCGCCCGACTTCGTGCGCGGACTCATCAAGCTGCGCGGCCAGGCCCTGCCCCTGATCGACCTGCGGCTGCGCCTGGGCATGACCTCGACCCTGGCCGACCTGGAGGGGTTCTCCAACATGCTGGCCGCCCGCGAGCAGGACCACCGCAACTGGCTCGCCGAGCTGGAGGCGTCGGTGCGGGAGGAACGCCCCTTCAAGCTGACCACCGACCCCCACGCCTGCGCCTTCGGCAAGTGGTACGACAACTTCGCCACCGACAACGCCACCATGCGCAACATCGTGCGCCGCTTCGACCGGCCCCACCGCAAGATCCACGCCGTGGCCCACGCCGTGGCGGAAGCCGTCACCGCCGGCGACTTCGCCCGATCCGCGGAGATCATCGAAACGACCCGCAACAAGGAACTGGCGCGCATGATCGAGCTCTTCGCCGCGGCGCGCAAGGCCTACCGGGAAGAGGTGCGCGAAACGGTGCTCGTGCTCGAGGCCGGCCGCTACGCCTACGGCGTGACCGTCGATGCGGTCGAGGCCGTGGAGATCTTCGACGACGACGCACTCATGCCCAACCCCGTGGCGTCACCCGTGGGGACCATGCCCGATCCGGTCATCGCCATGGGGCGACGCCCCGAATCGGACGTGGTGGTGCAGCTGCTGGATCCGGCCCTGCTGTGCCGGCTGCGGGATCTGGCGCCGGTGTCCCCGTAG